A stretch of the Excalfactoria chinensis isolate bCotChi1 chromosome 25, bCotChi1.hap2, whole genome shotgun sequence genome encodes the following:
- the TCIM gene encoding transcriptional and immune response regulator, with translation MKAKRRNTASAMSTSLRVSPSVHGYRFDTALRKKAVANIFERVDEESLQKLFKHSGDKKAEERAKIILDTDQDVEEKARALMALKQRRKDKLLQFLKFPKYSIKVH, from the coding sequence atgaaagcaaagagaaggaacACGGCCTCAGCCATGTCCACGTCGCTGAGAGTGAGCCCGTCTGTGCACGGCTACCGCTTCGACACCGCCCTGCGCAAGAAAGCCGTGGCCAACATCTTTGAGAGAGTCGATGAGGAGTCGTTGCAAAAGCTCTTCAAGCACTCCGGGGACAaaaaggcagaggagagagcCAAGATCATCCTCGACACGGACCAGGACGTGGAGGAGAAAGCGAGAGCGCTAATGGCTCTGAAACAGAGGAGGAAAGACAAACTCCTCCAGTTCCTGAAATTCCCCAAATACTCCATCAAAGTGCACTGA
- the LOC140262709 gene encoding indoleamine 2,3-dioxygenase 2-like — MEAGDEEESPQPTALGRFQLSEEYGFLLPNPLTELPPSYSPWMDIAHELPQLIASHQLRARIHQMPQLNAQHLQGREELHLAHLVLSFLTMGYVWQEGEKGTVKMLPRNLAVPFWEVSQALGLPPILTHADFVLANWRRKDPSGPLEIENLEPIISLPGGESLRGFILVTLLVEKAAVPGIKATIQAIHALRHHDDELLHQALQGLSAAIGAMDKALQQMHDYVDPAVFYTVIRIFLSGWRDNAAMPHGLLYEGISEQPMAFSGGSAAQSSVLHTFDELLGIQHSQESTAFLHRMRDYMPPPHRAFIRDISLAPSLRQHILSSADLRLHEAFNHCITALADFRSHHIAIVTKYITVAKSRAGQKEAGSIGKPPAALEAKGTGGSHIFVFLKSVRDSTREGLISA, encoded by the exons ATGGAGGCTGGGGACGAGGAGGAGAGCCCACAGCCCACGGCGCTGGGCCGCTTCCAGCTCTCCGAGGAGTATGGCTTCCTTCTGCCCAACCCTCTG ACAGAGCTGCCACCTTCCTACAGCCCTTGGATGGACATTGCCCATGAGTTGCCCCAGCTGATCGCCAGCCACCAGCTCCGTGCACGCATCCACCAG ATGCCACAGCTGAACGCtcaacacctccaaggacgtGAGGAGCTGCACCTGGCCCACCTGGTGCTCAGCTTCCTCACCATGGGCTACGTCTGGCAGGAGGGCGAGAAAGGCACCGTGAAG ATGCTGCCCCGTAACCTGGCTGTTCCCTTCTGGGAGGTGTCACAGGCCCTGGGGTTGCCCCCCATCCTCACCCATGCAGATTTCGTCTTGGCCAACTGGAGGAGGAAGGATCCCAGCGG GCCTCTGGAAATTGA GAACCTGGAGCCTATCATATCACTGCCTGGGGGAGAGAGCCTGCGTGGATTCATCCTCGTCACACTCCTGGTGGAGAAGGCAGCTGTGCCTGGCATCAAG GCCACCATTCAGGCCATTCATGCCCTCCGGCACCATGATGATGAGCTCCTGCACCAAGCCCTGCAGGGGCTATCAGCAGCCATTGGAGCCATGGACAAGGCCTTGCAGCAGATGCATG ATTACGTGGATCCAGCAGTATTTTACACCGTGATCAGGATCTTCCTCTCAGG CTGGCGGGACAATGCAGCCATGCCCCACGGGCTGCTCTACGAGGGCATCTCCGAGCAGCCCATGGCGTTCTCAGGAGGCAGCGCAGCACAGAGCTCCGTGCTCCACACCTTTGATGAGCTCCTGGGGATTCAACACAGCCAGGAGAGCA CTGCATTCCTGCACAGGATGAGGGACTACATGCCCCCTCCCCACCGTGCCTTCATCAGAGACATCAGCCTGGCCCCCTCCCTGCGGCAGCAcatcctcagctctgcagaCCTGCGGCTCCACGAGGCATTTAACCACTGCATCACAGCACTGGCTGACTTCAGGTCCCACCACATCGCCATTGTCACCAAGTACATCACTGTGGCAAAGTCCAGGGCAGGGCAGAAGGAGGCTGGTTCCATTGGGAAGCCACCAGCTGCGTTGGAGGCCAAGGGGACCGGCGGGTCCCACATCTTTGTCTTCCTGAAGAGCGTCAGGGACAGCACCAGAGAGGGGCTGATCAGTGCCTGA